Genomic DNA from Hyperolius riggenbachi isolate aHypRig1 chromosome 10, aHypRig1.pri, whole genome shotgun sequence:
ttgttatatattgggcagagcagaggttggggtggacatacttgttatatattgggcagagcagaggtcggggttgacatacttgttatatattgggcagagcagaggtcggggttgacatacttgttatatattgggcagagcagaggtcggggtagacatacttgttatatattgggcagagcagaggtcggggttgacatacttgttatatattgggcagagcagaggtcagggtggacatacttgttatatattgggcagagcagaggtcggggttgacatacttgttatatattgggcagagcagaggtcggggtagacatacttgttatatattgggcagagcagaggtcggggtggacatacttgttatatattgggcagagcagaggtcagggtggacatacttgttatatattggacagagcagaggtcagcatggacatacttgttatatattgggcagagcagaggttggggtgggcatacttgttatatattgggcagagcagaggttggggtgggcatacttgttatatatcgggcagagcagaggtcggggtggacatacttgttatatattgggcagagcagaggtcggggtggacatacttgttatatattgggcacagcagaggtcggggtggacatacttgttatatattgggcagagcagaggttggggtgggcatacttgttatatatatcgggcagagcagaggtaggggtggacatacttgttatatattgggcagagcagaggtcggggtggacatacttgttatatattgggcagagcagaggtcggggtgcacATACTTGTTATGTATTGGGCAGAGCAAGGCACACTGGAAGAGAGGACTGTGGCACTGAATGTGCAGACACCAGAGCTTATGGGATATTATAACCCCCTAGCAAAATATGTGCTTTTCTGTGCACTTTATTAGGCAGGATAGCCAGCTTGTTAATATATTACTGCTATAATTTGTTATTCTTTCCAGAACTAATGTGTGAGCTCAAAAAACAAGAGACTtacgtgaggagtgatcagcagtctatggagggcggtgacatgatgagaacaattaaagaggaagaagaagagacatatgtgaggagtgatcagcagtctatggaggagggagacatgatgaggacatgtaaagaggaagaaaaagggacgaatgtgaggagtgatcagcagtctatggtggagggtgacatgatggggacaattaaagaggaagaagaagagacatatgtgaggagtgatcagcagtctatggaggagggagacatgatgaggacatgtaaagaggaagaagaagagccgTATGTGAGgattgatcagcagtctatggaggagggtgacatgatggggacaattaaagaggaagaagaagagacgaatgtgaggagtgatcagcagtctatggaggagggtgacatgatgcagacaattaaagaggaagaagaagagacgaatgtgaggagtgatcagcagtctgtggaggagggtgacatgatgaggataaagaaagaggaagaagaagagacgaatgtgaggagtgatccgcagtctatggaggaggggaaCCTGATGGTGACATCTAAGGAGGAAGACAGTTTTACAAGGATGAGCATTGGTGAGTGATAAACATTAGATATACAAATTGCTTATAAAGCTAAATAAATATAGAATCCACTCCCCTGTCCCCTCTCTGTACATCCCTCCTCAGCTCTCGGTGTCCTCTGGCCCCTTTTCCCCTATATTAGACCTGTTACAATAATGGGTGCTAGAATccactcctgtgtccccccctccccatatcccCCCTCAGCTCATCACCtctgccccacccccctcccagtgcTTGGTGCCCTCCTACGACCTGGACACAAGGTAGAATGATGCCACTCAATGGGGAGCATTAAGACAGCCTAGAGGCTGACAGCGTGTTCTGTTGCAACACAGGGGGCATAGGGCTGAGGAAGCGGCACCAatgtgacatcacatggtgggcgGGATCACAACAAAGGTATCAGCTGTCTCTAGGCTGAGTTGGTCAGTCTGGCAGATCGCTGGTTGGGTGATGAATGCTGGTCTGGAGcagctgtacacacgccagattttcAGATacctcagctgactttaatctAATGTGTGGGTGGGGCTTTATCTCTATTCTATTCCTCTGCAGTCTCAGAATCGTAAGTGTGTCAGAGTCGGTGATTTTAAGAAATTGCAGCAAAAATCATGGCAAATTTGCAGTGACTGTGTGCGCGATTCTGAGGCCTGACCACCACGGACGCAGACAGACACAGAAACCTGGCACTTTATTAGGCAGGATAGCCAGCTTGAGGCAGGGAGCACGCTTATCTGAATCATGTGCCTTGTGCTGCACATAGCAGAACACGCACTTCCGCACTATCCATTATATGCAATGGCCCACTCCGGAATTGCAAGTCATTCGCATATTTCCCATGATTATGGATCTGCTTTTTTATGCACAATGCGCACATTCCTGATTCCAATGTATCCCAAAATTACAAATGAACACAGGAAATGCGATGACAGAACTCCGCAAACCCcacaaaatcatgacaagtgtgctccctgcctgagtctctagaagggtgtaagctggggggtgttctgtaatatGCACGGCCGCTTGTGCTGCAgagaaatcatgacaagtgtgctccctgcctgagtctctagaagggtgtaagctggggggtgttctgtaatatGCACAGCCGCTTGTGCTGCAgagaaatcatgacaagtgtgctccctgcctgagtctctagaagggtgtaagctggggggagttctgtaagacgcacggc
This window encodes:
- the LOC137535855 gene encoding golgin subfamily A member 6-like protein 24, with amino-acid sequence MYHSRKRSCRKWRKHSAGRELMCELKKQETYVRSDQQSMEGGDMMRTIKEEEEETYVRSDQQSMEEGDMMRTCKEEEKGTNVRSDQQSMVEGDMMGTIKEEEEETYVRSDQQSMEEGDMMRTCKEEEEEPYVRIDQQSMEEGDMMGTIKEEEEETNVRSDQQSMEEGDMMQTIKEEEEETNVRSDQQSVEEGDMMRIKKEEEEETNVRSDPQSMEEGNLMVTSKEEDSFTRMSIGRSPGIRNLSETRLSVSTDCTTDGDVTGHELPSPV